From a region of the Marmota flaviventris isolate mMarFla1 chromosome 13, mMarFla1.hap1, whole genome shotgun sequence genome:
- the Zbtb43 gene encoding zinc finger and BTB domain-containing protein 43 isoform X1: MYSNNTVLNKICDEMEPGTNSFRVEFPDFSSTILQKLNQQRQQGQLCDVSIVVQGHIFRAHKAVLAASSPYFCDQVLLKNSRRIVLPDVMNPRVFENILLSSYTGRLVMPAPEIVSYLTAASFLQMWHVVDKCTEVLEGNPTVLCQKLNHGSDHQSPSSSSYNGLVESFELGSGSHTDFPKAQELRDGENEEESTKDELSSQLTEHEYLPSNSSTEHDRLSTEMASQDGEEGASDSAEFHYTRPMYSKPSIMAHKRWIHVKPERLEQACEGMDVHAAYDEHQVTESINTMQTEHSVQPSGVEEDFPIGEKKVEAEFDEQADESNYDEQVDFYGSSMEEFSGERSDGNLIGHRQEAALAAGYSENIEMVTGIKEEASHLGFSATDKLYPCQCGKSFTHKSQRDRHMSMHLGLRPYGCGVCGKKFKMKHHLVGHMKIHTGIKPYECNICAKRFMWRDSFHRHVTSCTKSYEAAKAEQNTTEAN; the protein is encoded by the exons ATGTACAGTAATAACACAG tACTAAACAAGATTTGTGATGAAATGGAGCCTGGAACAAACTCTTTTCGAGTCGAGTTTCCTGATTTTTCTAGCACCATTCTGCAGAAACTGAACCAGCAGCGCCAGCAAGGACAATTATGTGACGTCTCCATTGTTGTTCAAGGCCACATTTTCCGGGCACACAAAGCTGTTCTTGCTGCCAGTTCACCCTACTTTTGTGACCAAGTACTTCTGAAAAACAGCAGGAGAATTGTTTTGCCTGATGTGATGAACCCAAGAGTGTTTGAGAACATTCTCCTCTCTAGTTACACAGGACGCCTAGTAATGCCTGCTCCAGAAATCGTTAGTTACTTAACAGCAGCCAGCTTCCTCCAGATGTGGCATGTGGTGGACAAATGCACTGAGGTTTTAGAGGGAAACCCTACAGTCCTTTGTCAGAAGCTAAATCATGGCAGTGACCACCAGTCTCCAAGCAGCAGTAGTTACAATGGCCTGGTAGAGAGCTTTGAGTTGGGTTCTGGGAGCCACACTGATTTCCCCAAAGCCCAAGAACTGAGAGATGGTGAGAATGAAGAGGAGAGCACCAAAGATGAGCTGTCGTCTCAGCTCACGGAGCATGAATACCTGCCCAGCAACTCGTCGACGGAGCATGACCGGCTGAGTACTGAAATGGCAAGccaggatggggaggagggagccaGTGACAGCGCTGAGTTCCACTACACCCGGCCCATGTATAGCAAGCCTAGCATAATGGCTCACAAACGCTGGATCCACGTGAAACCTGAGCGCTTGGAGCAGGCTTGCGAGGGCATGGATGTGCATGCAGCCTACGATGAGCACCAGGTCACTGAGTCCATCAACACCATGCAGACAGAGCACTCGGTGCAGCCTTCGGGAGTGGAGGAGGACTTTCCCATTGGGGAGAAGAAGGTGGAAGCAGAGTTTGACGAACAGGCTGATGAAAGTAACTACGATGAGCAGGTGGATTTCTATGGCTCTTCCATGGAAGAATTTTCTGGAGAGAGGTCAGATGGGAATCTCATTGGGCATAGACAGGAGGCTGCCCTTGCAGCAGGCTATAGTGAGAATATTGAAATGGTGACAGGGATTAAAGAAGAAGCTTCCCACTTAGGATTTTCAGCCACTGACAAGCTGTATCCTTGTCAGTGTGGGAAAAGTTTCACTCACAAGAGTCAGAGAGATCGACACATGAGCATGCACCTCGGTCTTCGGCCTTATGGTTGTGGTGTCTGTGGTAAGAAATTCAAAATGAAGCACCATCTCGTGGGCCACATGAAAATTCATACAGGCATTAAGCCGTATGAGTGTAATATCTGTGCAAAGAGATTTATGTGGAGGGACAGTTTCCACAGGCATGTGACTTCTTGTACCAAGTCCTATGAAGCTGCAAAGGCTGAGCAGAATACAACTGAGGCTAACTAA
- the Zbtb43 gene encoding zinc finger and BTB domain-containing protein 43 isoform X2, whose product MEPGTNSFRVEFPDFSSTILQKLNQQRQQGQLCDVSIVVQGHIFRAHKAVLAASSPYFCDQVLLKNSRRIVLPDVMNPRVFENILLSSYTGRLVMPAPEIVSYLTAASFLQMWHVVDKCTEVLEGNPTVLCQKLNHGSDHQSPSSSSYNGLVESFELGSGSHTDFPKAQELRDGENEEESTKDELSSQLTEHEYLPSNSSTEHDRLSTEMASQDGEEGASDSAEFHYTRPMYSKPSIMAHKRWIHVKPERLEQACEGMDVHAAYDEHQVTESINTMQTEHSVQPSGVEEDFPIGEKKVEAEFDEQADESNYDEQVDFYGSSMEEFSGERSDGNLIGHRQEAALAAGYSENIEMVTGIKEEASHLGFSATDKLYPCQCGKSFTHKSQRDRHMSMHLGLRPYGCGVCGKKFKMKHHLVGHMKIHTGIKPYECNICAKRFMWRDSFHRHVTSCTKSYEAAKAEQNTTEAN is encoded by the coding sequence ATGGAGCCTGGAACAAACTCTTTTCGAGTCGAGTTTCCTGATTTTTCTAGCACCATTCTGCAGAAACTGAACCAGCAGCGCCAGCAAGGACAATTATGTGACGTCTCCATTGTTGTTCAAGGCCACATTTTCCGGGCACACAAAGCTGTTCTTGCTGCCAGTTCACCCTACTTTTGTGACCAAGTACTTCTGAAAAACAGCAGGAGAATTGTTTTGCCTGATGTGATGAACCCAAGAGTGTTTGAGAACATTCTCCTCTCTAGTTACACAGGACGCCTAGTAATGCCTGCTCCAGAAATCGTTAGTTACTTAACAGCAGCCAGCTTCCTCCAGATGTGGCATGTGGTGGACAAATGCACTGAGGTTTTAGAGGGAAACCCTACAGTCCTTTGTCAGAAGCTAAATCATGGCAGTGACCACCAGTCTCCAAGCAGCAGTAGTTACAATGGCCTGGTAGAGAGCTTTGAGTTGGGTTCTGGGAGCCACACTGATTTCCCCAAAGCCCAAGAACTGAGAGATGGTGAGAATGAAGAGGAGAGCACCAAAGATGAGCTGTCGTCTCAGCTCACGGAGCATGAATACCTGCCCAGCAACTCGTCGACGGAGCATGACCGGCTGAGTACTGAAATGGCAAGccaggatggggaggagggagccaGTGACAGCGCTGAGTTCCACTACACCCGGCCCATGTATAGCAAGCCTAGCATAATGGCTCACAAACGCTGGATCCACGTGAAACCTGAGCGCTTGGAGCAGGCTTGCGAGGGCATGGATGTGCATGCAGCCTACGATGAGCACCAGGTCACTGAGTCCATCAACACCATGCAGACAGAGCACTCGGTGCAGCCTTCGGGAGTGGAGGAGGACTTTCCCATTGGGGAGAAGAAGGTGGAAGCAGAGTTTGACGAACAGGCTGATGAAAGTAACTACGATGAGCAGGTGGATTTCTATGGCTCTTCCATGGAAGAATTTTCTGGAGAGAGGTCAGATGGGAATCTCATTGGGCATAGACAGGAGGCTGCCCTTGCAGCAGGCTATAGTGAGAATATTGAAATGGTGACAGGGATTAAAGAAGAAGCTTCCCACTTAGGATTTTCAGCCACTGACAAGCTGTATCCTTGTCAGTGTGGGAAAAGTTTCACTCACAAGAGTCAGAGAGATCGACACATGAGCATGCACCTCGGTCTTCGGCCTTATGGTTGTGGTGTCTGTGGTAAGAAATTCAAAATGAAGCACCATCTCGTGGGCCACATGAAAATTCATACAGGCATTAAGCCGTATGAGTGTAATATCTGTGCAAAGAGATTTATGTGGAGGGACAGTTTCCACAGGCATGTGACTTCTTGTACCAAGTCCTATGAAGCTGCAAAGGCTGAGCAGAATACAACTGAGGCTAACTAA